A segment of the Longimicrobiales bacterium genome:
TCAGGCTTCCCACGCACAAGGCCATTCCGTCAATCTGTTGGAAGCGATCCATCGTCGAGCTCACGGCGGCGTCGACGGCGTCGAAGTCGGTCGTGTCGGCAACAACGGAGAAGGCGGTGAGCTGGTCGGCCAGGGCGCCGAGGCGTTCCGGGTCTCGACCCGACAGAGCGAGTCGGGCACCCTGTGCGTGAAGAGTGCGTGCAAGCGCCGAGCCGATACCGCCGTAGGCGCCGAAAATCAGGTAGGTCGGTGGGGATGTACTCATCTATTTGGTAATCCGATTGGAGAGATCAGTCATACGGCACCGAGGGGGGGGAAGCCGTGGGAAGCGTCATCGACCCTCGAGGATCGCCTCGGCGGCTCGCCGGCCTGAACGGAGTGCGCCCTGAATCGAGCCGAACTCCGTGTAGTCTCCGGCCACGATGATGCCATCGCGACGCCTCGCGGAATCCTGTTGCTGGAGGCTACCGGCGGGGTGGCGCGGCAGGGCGTGCGGGACCCTATAGGTCTTGAGGTGCTGCCAACTCGAGACCTTAGGACCGAACCAACGGGCCAACTGATCAGACGCGGCAGTGTGGAAGGACATCGGGTCGTCGGCAGCCCCGTCCACACCGGACACAGCGACGAGGTGGGCGCCGGCGGGCGCGTACTTGGGTGCCACGTTGCTCATGACCGCGATGTGATTTGCAGGTCCGGTACCTTCGCCGTCCAGGACCAGAACGGGCTCTGCAGTCGGAGCCTCCTCTGCGGCAAAGTAGGACGTGACGGTCGCCTTGAACGCTGGAACGGGTGTGCCGAGCAGCGTGGACGCTGAGGCGCCGTCGAGCGCCACCACGACGTGTTGGGCCGAGACCGTCTGCCCTCCCTCCGTCGATACTTGGGTCGCCGACGCAGCCTGAACTGTCGTGCCGAGCGAGATGCGCTCGTCCAGCGTCGAGGCCATCTGCTCCGGCAGACGCTGCATGCCCTGTGCGGGCACGGTCGCTTCACCAATCGCGAAACACCGAAAGTAGTAGCGAAACAGACTCGCCGAAGTCTCAAGCGGTCGTTCGAGGAAGACTCCCCCCAGAAACGGCCGGAAGAAGGTGTCGATGAATTCGGCCGAGAAACCGAGCGACTCGAGCTCATCCTGTGTCGAACGGTCGGGTTCGCTGAAGCAATCGCCTGCTGGTGCGTTGGTGAGTCGACGCCGAAGTTTTGCGACCCTCATCTTGTCTGCGAGTGACCCGACCTTGGCCC
Coding sequences within it:
- a CDS encoding NAD(P)/FAD-dependent oxidoreductase, which translates into the protein MRGAPLPSSAEVVVVGAGLSGLSCALFLEQAGLDVHVVEASDAVGGRIRTDEVDGFTLDRGFQVLLTAYEEVQAQIDMPQLDLRAFKAGSLIWNGRSLEKMGDPYRDPASAMASLRAKVGSLADKMRVAKLRRRLTNAPAGDCFSEPDRSTQDELESLGFSAEFIDTFFRPFLGGVFLERPLETSASLFRYYFRCFAIGEATVPAQGMQRLPEQMASTLDERISLGTTVQAASATQVSTEGGQTVSAQHVVVALDGASASTLLGTPVPAFKATVTSYFAAEEAPTAEPVLVLDGEGTGPANHIAVMSNVAPKYAPAGAHLVAVSGVDGAADDPMSFHTAASDQLARWFGPKVSSWQHLKTYRVPHALPRHPAGSLQQQDSARRRDGIIVAGDYTEFGSIQGALRSGRRAAEAILEGR